One window of Trinickia caryophylli genomic DNA carries:
- the tssK gene encoding type VI secretion system baseplate subunit TssK: MSYSAKLLWGEGLFLRPQHFQQQDAYHEARLAESLRALQPFSWGLRSVRFDADSLSNNSLRITELSLVFPDGTLYSAPQEDVLPEPVALETLPEGVGEFMFYLAMQPLRDAGGNYSSASDGSFSARYATKQQAVADLYTDAATASLTFLQPRVKLIGHNEPRAQLVTVPIARLHRTATSGFELDETFVPPCLSIEASPVLHQRLRQLIDALQAKVSALYGFHREPTKNIIEFRSGDIASFWLLHTANAAAASLLHLLQHAALHPERLFQELLRLAGQLMTFSKQYSLSELPVYRHDEPGPAFALLDTIVRDLLETVISTRHFAIALEEVRPSFHVGRLDSGKIDEKTTFFIAVSADLPPVELVEAVPARFKVGAPDDVDKLVLSAMPGVRLVYTPQVPPAVPVRPGACYFALEARGALYDRMLQAQSAMIYTPSGINDLKLELIAVTS; this comes from the coding sequence ATGAGTTATTCGGCGAAATTGCTTTGGGGAGAGGGACTCTTTCTGAGGCCTCAGCATTTCCAGCAGCAAGACGCTTATCACGAGGCGCGCCTCGCGGAGTCGTTGCGCGCGCTGCAGCCTTTCAGCTGGGGGCTGCGTTCGGTACGGTTCGACGCCGATTCGCTCAGCAACAACTCGTTGCGCATCACCGAGCTTTCGCTCGTATTTCCCGACGGCACCCTCTATTCGGCACCGCAGGAGGATGTCCTGCCCGAGCCCGTCGCGCTGGAGACACTGCCTGAAGGTGTGGGCGAGTTCATGTTCTACCTTGCGATGCAGCCGCTGCGCGACGCGGGCGGCAACTATTCGAGCGCATCGGATGGCAGTTTTTCGGCGCGCTACGCGACGAAGCAGCAAGCGGTTGCCGACCTCTATACCGACGCGGCAACGGCGAGCCTTACGTTCCTGCAGCCGCGCGTCAAGCTGATCGGCCATAACGAGCCGCGCGCGCAGCTCGTCACCGTGCCGATCGCACGCCTGCACCGCACGGCCACCTCGGGCTTCGAACTCGACGAAACGTTCGTGCCGCCGTGCCTTTCGATCGAAGCGTCTCCGGTGCTGCATCAGCGCCTGCGCCAGCTCATCGACGCGCTGCAGGCCAAAGTGAGCGCGCTTTACGGTTTTCACCGCGAGCCGACCAAGAACATCATCGAGTTCCGCTCGGGCGACATCGCATCGTTCTGGCTGCTGCATACAGCCAACGCGGCCGCTGCGTCGCTGCTTCACCTGCTGCAGCACGCGGCACTGCATCCGGAGCGCCTCTTTCAGGAGTTGTTGCGGCTCGCGGGGCAGCTCATGACGTTCTCGAAGCAATACTCGCTCTCGGAGCTGCCCGTTTATCGCCACGACGAGCCGGGCCCCGCCTTCGCGTTGCTCGACACGATCGTGCGCGACCTGCTCGAAACCGTCATTTCGACGCGGCACTTCGCCATCGCCCTCGAGGAGGTGCGGCCGTCGTTTCATGTGGGCCGGCTCGATTCGGGCAAGATCGACGAAAAGACCACGTTTTTCATCGCCGTGTCGGCCGACCTGCCGCCCGTCGAACTCGTCGAGGCAGTGCCGGCGCGCTTCAAGGTCGGTGCCCCCGACGACGTCGACAAGCTCGTGCTCTCGGCCATGCCGGGCGTGCGCCTCGTCTACACGCCGCAGGTACCGCCAGCCGTGCCGGTGCGCCCGGGCGCGTGCTATTTCGCGCTGGAAGCCCGCGGCGCACTGTATGACCGGATGCTGCAAGCCCAATCGGCGATGATCTACACGCCGTCGGGCATCAACGATCTCAAACTCGAACTGATCGCCGTCACATCATGA